A region of Leclercia adecarboxylata DNA encodes the following proteins:
- the potC gene encoding spermidine/putrescine ABC transporter permease PotC, with protein MIGRLLRGGFMTAIYAYLYIPIIILIVNSFNSSRFGINWQGFTTQWYSLLMNNDSLLQAAQHSLTMAIFSATLATLIGSLTAVALYRYRFRGKPFVSGMLFVVMMSPDIVMAISLLVLFMLLGVQLGFWSLLFSHITFCLPFVVVTVYSRLKGFDVRMLEAAKDLGASEMTILRKIILPLAMPAVAAGWLLSFTLSMDDVVVSSFVTGPSYEILPLKIYSMVKVGVSPEVNALATILLMLSLVLVIASQLIARDKTKSQGTLK; from the coding sequence ATGATCGGTCGACTGCTCCGGGGCGGTTTTATGACCGCCATTTATGCGTATCTCTACATTCCGATCATTATTCTGATCGTGAACTCGTTCAACAGCTCGCGCTTTGGCATCAACTGGCAGGGTTTCACCACCCAGTGGTACAGCCTGCTGATGAATAACGACAGCCTGCTGCAGGCGGCGCAACACTCCCTGACGATGGCGATCTTCTCGGCCACTCTTGCCACCCTGATTGGCTCGCTGACCGCGGTGGCGCTCTACCGCTACCGTTTTCGCGGCAAGCCCTTCGTCAGCGGCATGCTGTTCGTGGTGATGATGTCTCCGGACATCGTGATGGCCATTTCGCTGCTGGTGCTGTTTATGCTGCTGGGGGTGCAACTGGGCTTCTGGTCCCTGCTCTTCTCGCACATCACCTTCTGTCTGCCGTTTGTGGTGGTGACGGTCTACTCCCGTCTGAAAGGCTTTGACGTGCGGATGCTGGAGGCGGCAAAAGATCTGGGTGCCAGCGAGATGACCATTCTGCGCAAAATTATCCTGCCGCTGGCGATGCCCGCCGTGGCGGCGGGATGGCTGCTCAGCTTTACTCTGTCGATGGATGACGTGGTGGTTTCGTCGTTTGTCACCGGGCCGAGCTATGAAATTCTGCCGTTGAAGATCTATTCAATGGTGAAAGTCGGCGTCTCACCGGAGGTGAATGCGCTGGCGACCATTCTGTTGATGTTATCGCTGGTTCTGGTGATCGCCAGCCAGCTTATTGCTCGTGATAAAACAAAATCTCAGGGGACGTTAAAATGA
- the potB gene encoding spermidine/putrescine ABC transporter permease PotB: MKNTSKFQNVVIATIVGWLVLFVFLPNLMIIATSFLTRDDAHFVSLVFTLDNYARLLDPLYFQVLLHSLNMALIATLACLILGYPFAWFLAKLPTKVRPLLLFLLIVPFWTNSLIRIYGLKIFLSTKGYLNEFLLWLGVIDTPIRIMFTPSAVIVGLVYILLPFMVMPLYSSIEKLDKPLLEAARDLGASKMQTFIRIIVPLTMPGIIAGCLLVMLPAMGLFYVSDLMGGAKNLLIGNVIKSQFLNIRDWPFGSATSITLTLVMGLMLLIYWRASRLLNSKGDLE, encoded by the coding sequence ATGAAGAACACAAGTAAATTCCAGAATGTGGTGATCGCCACTATCGTCGGTTGGCTTGTGTTGTTTGTCTTTTTACCCAACCTGATGATCATCGCCACCAGCTTCCTGACCCGTGACGACGCGCATTTCGTCTCGCTGGTCTTTACGCTGGATAACTACGCGCGCCTGCTCGATCCGCTCTATTTCCAGGTGCTGCTGCATTCGCTCAACATGGCCCTGATTGCCACTCTGGCGTGTCTGATACTCGGCTATCCCTTCGCCTGGTTCCTGGCGAAGCTGCCGACCAAGGTGCGCCCGCTGCTGCTGTTCCTGCTGATTGTGCCGTTCTGGACCAACTCGCTGATCCGCATTTACGGCCTGAAGATCTTTCTCAGCACCAAAGGCTACCTGAACGAGTTCCTGCTGTGGCTGGGGGTGATTGATACCCCGATCCGCATCATGTTCACCCCCAGCGCGGTGATCGTCGGGCTGGTCTATATCCTGCTGCCGTTTATGGTGATGCCGCTCTACTCCAGCATTGAGAAGCTGGATAAACCCTTGCTGGAAGCGGCAAGGGATCTGGGTGCCAGCAAAATGCAGACCTTCATCCGCATCATCGTTCCGCTGACCATGCCGGGGATCATTGCCGGCTGCCTGCTGGTGATGCTGCCGGCGATGGGTCTTTTCTACGTCTCCGACCTGATGGGCGGCGCCAAAAACCTGCTGATCGGTAACGTCATCAAGAGCCAGTTCCTGAATATTCGCGACTGGCCGTTCGGCTCAGCCACCAGCATCACCCTGACTCTGGTAATGGGCCTGATGCTGCTGATCTACTGGCGTGCGTCTCGCCTGCTTAACAGTAAAGGTGATCTTGAATGA
- the potA gene encoding spermidine/putrescine ABC transporter ATP-binding protein PotA, translating to MGLNQKLNTQPASLSPLVQLAGIRKSFDGKTVISDLDLTINNGEFLTLLGPSGCGKTTVLRLIAGLENVDRGHIHLENQDITQVPAEHRHVNTVFQSYALFPHMTVFENVAFGLRMQKTPASEITPRVTDALRMVQLEEFAQRKPHQLSGGQQQRVAIARAVVNKPRLLLLDESLSALDYKLRKQMQNELKALQRKLGITFVFVTHDQEEALTMSDRIVVMRDGKIEQDGTPREIYEEPKNLFVASFIGEINIFSATVIERLDDQRVLANVEGRACNIFVNFAVEPGQQLNVLLRPEDLRVDEIHDETEVEGLIGYIRERNYKGMTLESVVELENGKMVMVSEFFNEDDPDFDHSLNQKMVINWVESWEVVLADEEHK from the coding sequence ATGGGACTGAATCAAAAATTGAATACACAACCAGCTTCACTGTCACCGTTGGTGCAACTGGCCGGAATTCGTAAGAGCTTTGACGGAAAAACCGTCATTTCCGACCTCGATTTAACGATCAACAACGGCGAATTTCTTACACTACTTGGCCCCTCGGGCTGTGGTAAAACGACAGTGCTTCGCCTTATCGCCGGGCTGGAAAACGTCGACCGCGGTCATATCCATCTGGAAAATCAGGACATTACTCAGGTTCCTGCTGAACACCGCCACGTTAATACCGTCTTTCAAAGTTACGCGCTTTTTCCGCACATGACGGTTTTCGAAAACGTCGCCTTTGGTCTGCGGATGCAAAAAACCCCCGCCAGTGAAATCACCCCACGCGTTACCGATGCCCTGCGCATGGTGCAGCTGGAGGAGTTTGCCCAGCGTAAACCGCACCAGCTGTCGGGTGGACAGCAACAGCGTGTCGCCATCGCCCGCGCCGTGGTCAATAAGCCGCGCCTGCTGCTGCTGGATGAGTCCCTCTCCGCGCTGGACTACAAGCTGCGCAAGCAGATGCAGAACGAATTAAAAGCGCTGCAGCGTAAGCTCGGGATCACCTTTGTCTTTGTCACCCACGATCAGGAAGAGGCCCTGACCATGTCCGATCGCATCGTGGTGATGCGCGACGGCAAGATCGAGCAGGACGGCACCCCGCGCGAGATCTACGAAGAGCCAAAAAACCTGTTTGTTGCCAGCTTTATTGGCGAAATCAACATCTTCAGTGCTACCGTTATTGAACGTCTCGACGACCAGCGCGTGCTGGCTAATGTCGAAGGCCGCGCCTGCAATATCTTCGTTAACTTTGCCGTAGAGCCGGGACAGCAGCTGAACGTCCTGCTGCGTCCGGAAGATCTGCGCGTCGATGAGATCCACGACGAAACCGAAGTTGAAGGGTTAATCGGCTATATTCGCGAGCGCAACTATAAAGGGATGACCCTGGAGTCGGTCGTTGAGCTGGAAAACGGCAAGATGGTGATGGTCAGCGAATTCTTTAACGAAGACGATCCTGATTTTGACCACTCGCTCAATCAAAAAATGGTCATTAACTGGGTAGAAAGCTGGGAGGTTGTGCTGGCTGATGAAGAACACAAGTAA
- the pepT gene encoding peptidase T encodes MDKLLERFLQYVSLDTQSKPGVRQVPSTEGQWKLLQLLKNQLEEMGLINVTLSEKGTVMGTLPANVSGDIPAIGFISHVDTSPDFSGKNVNPQIVENYRGGDIALGIGDEVLSPVMFPVLHQLLGQTLITTDGKTLLGADDKAGVAEIMTALAVLKNNNVPHGDIRVAFTPDEEVGKGAKHFDVAAFDARWAYTVDGGGVGELEFENFNAASVNIRIVGNNVHPGTAKGVMVNALSLAARIHAEVPAEESPEKTDGYEGFYHLTSIKGTVDRADMHYIIRDFNREGFEARKRKMMDIAKKVGKGLHPDCYIELVIEDSYYNMHEKVIEHPYILEVAQQAMRDCDVEPQLKPIRGGTDGAQLSFMGLPCPNLFTGGYNYHGKHEFVTLEGMEKAVQVIVRIAELTAKQQ; translated from the coding sequence ATGGATAAATTACTTGAGCGTTTTTTACAGTACGTATCGCTGGATACCCAATCTAAGCCGGGTGTCCGCCAGGTGCCTAGCACCGAAGGCCAGTGGAAACTGTTACAGCTGTTAAAAAACCAGCTGGAGGAGATGGGCCTCATCAACGTGACCTTAAGCGAAAAGGGGACGGTGATGGGCACGCTACCTGCGAATGTCAGCGGTGATATTCCTGCCATCGGCTTTATTTCCCATGTCGATACCTCACCGGATTTTAGCGGTAAAAACGTCAATCCGCAGATTGTTGAGAATTATCGGGGCGGCGATATCGCCCTCGGCATCGGTGATGAAGTGCTTTCGCCGGTAATGTTCCCGGTGTTACACCAGCTGCTCGGCCAGACGCTGATCACCACCGACGGCAAAACGCTGCTGGGTGCCGATGATAAGGCGGGCGTGGCCGAGATCATGACCGCGCTGGCGGTACTGAAAAATAATAACGTCCCGCACGGCGATATCCGCGTCGCCTTCACCCCCGATGAAGAGGTGGGGAAAGGGGCGAAGCATTTTGACGTTGCGGCGTTTGATGCCCGATGGGCCTATACCGTCGACGGCGGCGGGGTGGGCGAACTGGAGTTTGAAAACTTCAATGCCGCTTCGGTGAATATCCGCATCGTTGGCAATAACGTTCACCCGGGTACCGCGAAAGGGGTGATGGTCAACGCGCTGTCGCTGGCGGCCCGCATTCATGCCGAAGTCCCGGCGGAGGAAAGCCCGGAAAAAACCGACGGCTATGAAGGCTTCTACCATCTCACTAGCATTAAAGGGACGGTGGATCGCGCGGACATGCACTACATCATCCGCGATTTCAATCGCGAAGGGTTTGAAGCGCGTAAACGCAAGATGATGGACATTGCCAAAAAGGTGGGTAAAGGGCTGCACCCGGACTGCTACATTGAGCTGGTGATTGAAGACAGCTACTACAATATGCATGAAAAGGTGATCGAGCATCCCTATATCCTCGAGGTGGCGCAGCAGGCGATGCGCGACTGCGACGTCGAACCCCAGCTCAAACCGATCCGCGGTGGCACCGATGGCGCCCAGCTCTCGTTTATGGGACTGCCGTGCCCGAACCTCTTTACCGGCGGCTATAACTACCACGGCAAGCATGAGTTTGTGACGCTCGAGGGAATGGAGAAAGCCGTGCAGGTGATTGTGCGCATTGCCGAGTTAACGGCGAAGCAGCAGTAG
- a CDS encoding cupin domain-containing protein, translating to MDYQLALNWPDFIERYWQKRPVVLKRGIANFVDPISPDELAGLAMESEVDSRLVSHQDGKWQVSHGPFESYDHLGESNWSLLVQAVNHWHQPAAALMLPFRALPDWRMDDLMISFSVPGGGVGPHLDQYDVFIIQGTGRRRWRVGEKVPMKQHCPHPDLLQVDPFVGIIDEEMEPGDILYIPPGFPHEGYSLENSMNYSVGFRAPSGREMISGFADYVLQRELGSHRFSDPAVPSREHPADILPQELDQLRGMMLDMINKPEHFNQWFGEFISQSRHELDVSLPEPPYQPDEIYDALQQGDKLARLGGLRVLRIGEDVFVNGEQLDSPHRPALEALASHMVLTAEHFGDALEDPSFLAMLAALVNSGYWFFED from the coding sequence ATGGATTATCAATTAGCGCTCAACTGGCCCGACTTTATCGAACGTTACTGGCAAAAGCGTCCGGTTGTTCTGAAACGCGGCATCGCCAACTTCGTCGATCCCATCTCTCCTGACGAACTGGCCGGCCTGGCCATGGAGAGCGAAGTCGACAGCCGTCTCGTCAGCCATCAGGACGGGAAATGGCAGGTCAGCCACGGTCCGTTTGAAAGCTATGACCATCTGGGCGAGAGCAACTGGTCGTTACTGGTGCAGGCGGTTAACCACTGGCACCAGCCCGCCGCAGCCCTGATGCTGCCGTTCCGCGCCCTGCCCGACTGGCGCATGGACGATCTGATGATCTCCTTCTCCGTGCCCGGCGGCGGCGTTGGCCCGCATCTGGATCAGTACGACGTGTTCATTATTCAGGGTACCGGCCGCCGCCGCTGGCGCGTGGGTGAGAAGGTGCCGATGAAACAGCACTGTCCGCACCCTGACCTGCTGCAGGTCGATCCCTTTGTCGGCATCATCGACGAAGAGATGGAGCCGGGCGATATCCTCTATATTCCACCGGGCTTCCCGCACGAAGGTTACTCTCTTGAGAACTCGATGAACTATTCAGTGGGCTTCCGCGCGCCAAGCGGTCGCGAGATGATCAGCGGGTTTGCCGATTACGTTCTGCAACGCGAGCTGGGCAGCCATCGTTTCAGCGATCCGGCGGTGCCTTCCCGGGAACATCCGGCCGATATTCTGCCGCAGGAGCTGGATCAGCTGCGCGGGATGATGCTGGATATGATCAACAAGCCTGAGCATTTCAACCAGTGGTTCGGGGAGTTTATCAGCCAGTCCCGCCACGAGCTGGACGTCTCCCTGCCGGAGCCGCCGTATCAGCCGGATGAAATTTATGATGCGCTGCAGCAGGGCGACAAGCTGGCGCGTCTGGGTGGATTACGCGTGTTGCGCATTGGCGAAGATGTTTTCGTCAACGGCGAACAGCTGGATTCCCCGCACCGTCCGGCGCTGGAAGCCCTTGCCAGCCATATGGTGCTGACCGCCGAGCATTTCGGTGATGCACTTGAAGATCCGTCGTTCCTCGCGATGCTGGCGGCGCTGGTCAACAGCGGGTACTGGTTCTTCGAGGACTGA
- the phoQ gene encoding two-component system sensor histidine kinase PhoQ, producing MKNLFRHFLPLSLRFRFLLATAVVVLVLSLAYGMVALVGYSVSFDKTTFRLLRGESNLFYTLARWEDNKISIDMPEHLDRQSPTMSLIYDEKGKLLWAQRDVPWLIKSIRPEWLRTNGFHELEANVDATSVLVGDNHNMQQELAEIREDDDDSELTHSVAVNIYPATIAMPQLTIVVIDTIPVELKRSYMVWNWFVYVLAANLLLVIPLLWLAAWWSLRPIESLAKEVRELEEHHREKLNPNTTRELTSLVRNLNRLLKSERERYDKYRTTLTDLTHSLKTPLAVMQSTMRSLRSARLSADEAEPVMLEQISRISQQIGYYLHRASMRTGSTLLSRELHPVAPLLDSLTSALNKVYQRKGVNITLDISPEISFVGEKNDFMEVMGNLLDNACKYCLEFVEVSARQGEDQLHIIVEDDGPGIPQGKRDQVFDRGQRADTLRPGQGVGLSVARDIVEQYDGRIETSDSLLGGARMEAIFGRQHLTSDDS from the coding sequence ATGAAAAATCTCTTTCGTCACTTTCTGCCTCTGTCGCTGCGGTTTCGTTTTCTGCTGGCGACAGCGGTAGTGGTGCTGGTGCTCTCGCTGGCCTATGGGATGGTGGCGCTGGTGGGCTACAGCGTCAGCTTCGACAAAACCACCTTTCGCCTGCTGCGCGGGGAGAGCAATCTTTTCTATACCCTTGCTCGATGGGAAGACAATAAAATCAGCATTGATATGCCGGAGCATCTTGATCGCCAGAGCCCGACCATGTCGCTGATTTACGATGAAAAAGGCAAACTGCTGTGGGCCCAGCGCGACGTCCCCTGGCTGATTAAAAGCATCCGCCCGGAGTGGTTACGCACCAACGGTTTTCATGAGCTGGAAGCGAATGTCGATGCCACCAGCGTGCTGGTGGGTGACAATCACAATATGCAGCAGGAGCTGGCCGAGATCCGTGAGGACGATGACGACAGCGAGCTGACCCACTCGGTGGCGGTAAACATCTACCCCGCCACGATCGCGATGCCCCAGCTGACGATTGTGGTCATCGACACCATTCCGGTAGAGCTAAAACGCTCTTATATGGTGTGGAACTGGTTCGTGTACGTGCTGGCCGCCAACCTGCTGCTGGTGATCCCCCTGCTCTGGCTGGCCGCCTGGTGGAGCCTGCGGCCCATCGAGTCGCTGGCGAAAGAGGTGCGCGAGCTGGAAGAGCATCACCGGGAGAAGCTCAATCCGAATACCACCCGGGAACTCACCAGCCTGGTGCGTAACCTGAACCGTCTGCTGAAAAGCGAGCGCGAACGTTACGATAAGTACCGCACCACCCTCACCGATCTGACCCACAGCCTGAAAACGCCGCTGGCGGTGATGCAGAGCACCATGCGATCCCTGCGCAGCGCCAGACTGAGCGCCGATGAAGCGGAGCCGGTAATGCTGGAGCAGATCAGCCGTATCTCCCAGCAGATCGGGTACTACCTGCACCGCGCCAGTATGCGAACCGGCAGTACCCTCCTGAGCCGGGAGCTGCACCCTGTTGCCCCGCTGCTCGACAGCCTGACCTCGGCCCTGAACAAGGTATATCAGCGCAAGGGGGTGAACATTACCCTCGATATCTCGCCGGAAATCAGCTTTGTGGGCGAGAAAAACGACTTTATGGAAGTGATGGGCAACCTGCTCGATAACGCCTGTAAATACTGCCTGGAGTTTGTCGAAGTCTCTGCCCGGCAGGGAGAGGATCAGCTGCACATTATTGTTGAGGATGATGGCCCCGGGATCCCGCAGGGTAAACGCGATCAGGTCTTCGATCGCGGCCAGCGCGCCGATACGTTGCGTCCCGGCCAGGGTGTTGGTTTGTCGGTCGCCCGCGACATTGTGGAGCAGTACGACGGCAGGATCGAGACCAGCGACAGCCTGCTGGGCGGTGCCCGAATGGAGGCGATTTTTGGCCGCCAGCACCTGACCAGCGACGATAGTTGA
- the phoP gene encoding two-component system response regulator PhoP — translation MRVLVVEDNALLRHHLKVQLQEMGHQVDDAEDAKEADYYLNEHLPDIAIVDLGLPDEDGLSLIRRWRSHDVSLPVLVLTAREGWQDKVEVLSAGADDYVTKPFHIEEVAARMQALMRRNSGLASQVISIPPFQVDLSRRELAINDEVIKLTAFEYTIMETLIRNSGKVVSKDSLMLQLYPDAELRESHTIDVLMGRLRKKIQAQYPEDVITTVRGQGYLFELR, via the coding sequence ATGCGCGTTCTGGTTGTTGAGGATAATGCGTTGCTACGCCATCACCTGAAAGTTCAGCTTCAGGAAATGGGACATCAGGTGGATGATGCCGAAGATGCAAAAGAAGCCGATTACTATCTCAATGAACACCTTCCCGATATCGCCATCGTTGACCTGGGTCTGCCTGATGAAGATGGCCTGTCGCTGATCCGCCGCTGGCGCAGCCACGATGTCTCTTTGCCGGTACTGGTCTTAACCGCCCGCGAAGGCTGGCAGGATAAGGTTGAAGTGCTCAGCGCCGGCGCCGACGATTACGTCACTAAACCTTTCCATATCGAAGAGGTCGCCGCGCGCATGCAGGCCTTGATGCGCCGCAACAGCGGTCTGGCCTCGCAGGTGATCTCCATCCCGCCGTTTCAGGTCGATCTCTCCCGCCGCGAGCTGGCGATTAATGATGAGGTCATTAAGCTGACGGCCTTTGAGTACACCATTATGGAGACGCTGATCCGCAACAGCGGCAAGGTGGTGAGTAAAGATTCCCTGATGCTCCAGCTCTACCCTGACGCAGAGCTGCGCGAAAGCCACACCATCGACGTGCTGATGGGGCGTCTGCGCAAGAAAATTCAGGCGCAGTACCCGGAGGATGTCATTACCACCGTGCGCGGCCAGGGCTATCTTTTCGAATTACGCTAA
- the purB gene encoding adenylosuccinate lyase — MELSSLTAVSPVDGRYGDKVSALRGIFSEYGLLKFRVQVEVRWLQKLAAQAAIKEVPAFDRQANDYLDKIVAEFNEKDAARIKTIERTTNHDVKAVEYFLKEKVASVPALHAVSEFIHFACTSEDINNLSHALMLSTAREEVVLPYWRKIIDAVKALAVEYRDIPLLSRTHGQPATPSTIGKEMANVAYRMERQYRQLEQVEILGKINGAVGNYNAHIAAYPEVDWHQFSEEFVTSLGIQWNPYTTQIEPHDYIAELFDCIARFNTILIDFDRDVWGYIALNHFKQKTIAGEIGSSTMPHKVNPIDFENSEGNLGLANALLQHMASKLPVSRWQRDLTDSTVLRNLGVGIGYALIAYQSTLKGVSKLEVNRERLLDELDHNWEVLAEPIQTVMRRYGIEKPYEKLKELTRGKRVDAEGMKQFIDGLALPEEEKTRLKAMTPANYIGRAIAMVDELK; from the coding sequence ATGGAATTATCCTCACTGACCGCCGTTTCCCCTGTCGATGGACGCTACGGCGATAAAGTCAGCGCGCTGCGCGGGATCTTCAGCGAATATGGTCTGCTGAAATTCCGTGTACAGGTTGAAGTACGCTGGCTGCAAAAGCTGGCCGCGCAGGCAGCAATCAAGGAAGTTCCTGCTTTTGACAGACAGGCAAACGATTACCTCGATAAAATCGTCGCAGAATTCAATGAAAAAGATGCCGCGCGCATCAAAACCATTGAGCGCACCACCAACCACGACGTAAAAGCCGTTGAATATTTCCTGAAAGAGAAAGTCGCCAGCGTCCCGGCGCTGCACGCGGTGTCTGAATTCATTCACTTCGCCTGCACCTCAGAAGATATCAACAACCTCTCCCACGCGCTGATGCTCTCTACCGCGCGTGAAGAAGTGGTGCTGCCGTACTGGCGCAAAATCATCGACGCGGTCAAAGCGCTGGCGGTCGAGTATCGCGATATCCCGCTGCTCTCCCGTACCCACGGTCAGCCAGCGACCCCATCCACCATCGGTAAAGAGATGGCCAACGTCGCCTACCGTATGGAGCGTCAGTACCGCCAGCTGGAGCAGGTGGAGATCCTCGGTAAAATCAACGGCGCTGTGGGTAACTACAACGCGCACATCGCCGCCTACCCGGAAGTGGACTGGCACCAGTTCAGCGAAGAGTTTGTGACCTCTCTGGGTATCCAGTGGAACCCGTACACCACGCAGATTGAGCCGCACGACTACATCGCCGAACTGTTCGACTGCATCGCGCGTTTCAACACCATCCTGATCGACTTCGACCGCGATGTGTGGGGTTACATCGCCCTGAACCACTTCAAGCAGAAGACCATCGCCGGTGAAATCGGTTCGTCCACCATGCCGCACAAGGTTAACCCAATCGACTTCGAAAACTCCGAAGGCAACCTGGGTCTGGCGAACGCGCTGCTGCAGCACATGGCCAGCAAACTGCCGGTTTCCCGCTGGCAGCGTGACCTGACCGACTCCACCGTACTGCGTAACCTGGGCGTGGGCATTGGCTACGCGCTGATCGCCTATCAATCCACCCTGAAAGGCGTGAGCAAGCTGGAAGTGAACCGCGAGCGTCTGCTGGACGAACTGGATCACAACTGGGAAGTGCTGGCGGAGCCAATCCAGACCGTGATGCGCCGCTATGGCATCGAGAAGCCGTACGAAAAACTGAAAGAGCTGACCCGCGGCAAGCGCGTTGACGCCGAAGGCATGAAGCAGTTTATCGACGGTCTGGCCCTGCCAGAAGAAGAGAAAACCCGTCTGAAAGCGATGACTCCGGCAAACTACATCGGTCGCGCGATTGCGATGGTTGATGAGCTGAAATAA
- the hflD gene encoding high frequency lysogenization protein HflD — MAKNFYDITLALAGICQSARLVQQLAHQGHCDADALHVSLNSVVDLNPSSTLGVFGGSEANLRLGLETLLGVLNASSRQGLNAELTRYTLSMMVLERKLHAAKGAMDTLGDRISGLQRQLDHFELQSDTLLSAMAGIYVDVISPLGPRIQVTGSPAVLQSPQVQAKVRASLLAGIRAAVLWHQVGGGRLQLMFYRNRLTTQAKQILAHC; from the coding sequence GTGGCGAAGAACTTTTATGACATCACCCTGGCGCTGGCGGGAATTTGCCAGTCAGCCCGTCTGGTGCAACAGCTGGCGCATCAGGGTCACTGCGATGCTGACGCGCTGCACGTTTCGCTCAACAGCGTTGTGGATCTGAACCCCAGTTCAACCCTCGGCGTGTTTGGTGGTAGCGAAGCGAATCTTCGCCTCGGTCTGGAAACCTTGCTCGGTGTATTAAATGCCAGCAGCCGTCAAGGGCTGAACGCTGAACTGACGCGTTATACCCTCAGCATGATGGTGCTCGAGCGCAAGCTGCATGCCGCCAAAGGGGCGATGGACACCCTCGGTGACCGCATTAGCGGCCTGCAGCGCCAGCTCGACCATTTCGAGCTGCAATCCGATACGTTACTCAGCGCCATGGCGGGCATTTATGTGGATGTCATCAGTCCACTGGGGCCACGTATCCAGGTCACCGGCTCCCCTGCCGTGCTGCAAAGCCCACAGGTGCAGGCCAAAGTGCGCGCCTCCCTGCTGGCAGGTATTCGTGCCGCTGTGCTGTGGCATCAGGTCGGCGGTGGCCGCCTGCAGTTAATGTTTTATCGTAATCGCCTGACCACTCAGGCAAAACAAATTCTTGCTCATTGTTAA
- the mnmA gene encoding tRNA 2-thiouridine(34) synthase MnmA translates to MSESQKKVIVGMSGGVDSSVSAWLLLQQGYKVEGLFMKNWEEDDGEEYCTAAADLADAQAVCDKLGIELHTVNFAAEYWDNVFEHFLEEYKAGRTPNPDILCNKEIKFKAFLEFAAEDLGADYIATGHYVRRADVDGKSQLLRGLDGNKDQSYFLYTLGHEQIAQSLFPVGELEKPEVRKIAEELDLITAKKKDSTGICFIGERKFREFLGRYLPAQPGKIISVDGDTIGEHQGLMYHTLGQRKGLGIGGIKEGSEDPWYVVDKDVENNILIVAQGHDHPRLMSVGLIAQQLHWVDREPLKGTLRCTVKTRYRQTDIPCTVTALDDERIEVRFDEPVAAVTPGQSAVFYSGEICLGGGIIEQRLPLTAV, encoded by the coding sequence ATGTCTGAAAGCCAAAAAAAAGTGATCGTCGGCATGTCCGGCGGCGTCGATTCTTCCGTCTCTGCCTGGCTGTTGCTGCAACAGGGCTATAAGGTTGAAGGCCTGTTCATGAAGAACTGGGAAGAGGACGATGGCGAGGAATACTGTACGGCTGCTGCGGATCTGGCTGATGCCCAGGCGGTCTGCGACAAGCTTGGCATTGAACTGCACACCGTCAACTTTGCCGCAGAGTACTGGGATAACGTCTTCGAGCATTTCCTGGAAGAGTACAAAGCCGGCCGCACGCCGAACCCGGATATTCTGTGCAACAAAGAGATCAAATTTAAAGCCTTCCTCGAGTTCGCCGCTGAAGATCTGGGTGCTGATTACATCGCCACCGGCCACTACGTGCGCCGCGCCGATGTCGACGGCAAAAGCCAGCTGCTGCGCGGTCTCGACGGCAACAAAGATCAGAGCTACTTCCTCTATACCCTCGGCCACGAACAGATTGCCCAAAGCCTGTTCCCGGTGGGCGAGCTGGAAAAACCGGAAGTGCGTAAAATCGCCGAAGAGCTGGATCTGATCACCGCGAAGAAAAAAGACTCCACCGGTATCTGCTTTATCGGTGAGCGCAAATTCCGTGAATTCCTTGGCCGCTACCTCCCTGCCCAGCCGGGTAAAATCATCAGTGTGGATGGCGATACCATCGGCGAGCACCAGGGTCTGATGTATCACACCCTCGGCCAGCGTAAGGGCCTGGGTATCGGCGGTATCAAAGAGGGTAGCGAAGATCCGTGGTACGTCGTCGATAAAGACGTCGAAAACAATATTCTGATTGTGGCGCAGGGTCATGACCATCCGCGTCTGATGTCCGTCGGCCTGATTGCCCAACAGCTGCACTGGGTCGACCGCGAGCCGCTGAAAGGCACGCTGCGCTGCACGGTGAAAACCCGCTACCGCCAGACCGATATTCCCTGCACCGTGACCGCGCTGGACGACGAACGCATTGAAGTGCGTTTCGACGAGCCGGTTGCTGCCGTGACCCCGGGCCAGTCTGCCGTCTTTTACAGCGGCGAGATCTGCCTTGGCGGCGGCATCATCGAACAACGCCTGCCGCTGACCGCGGTTTAA